The region GCACTGGCCGTCTTTACGATAAAGGGGATTCATTCTCTACTtgactattttatttatatttacaaaatattcaggTTGTACATTGTATATCAAATATAGCAATGTTTGAGGAAAGTCCTATTGATACATGATTGATGAGACTACAGCATAGTCTCCATATCAATGTAACCATGTGGGTGTGTTGGTTCTACATAATGCTTTGATACACGATCTATAGTTGCATACAGAAATGGATTGAGTACAGAATTGATCGGCAAAGCAAATGCTGTAATCCATGGGATCCATTCAGGGGGGAGTTCCTTTACTCCTGTCTGTGCTAGAATACCCAAGATGATAATAGGAAACCAGCACATGAGGTCGGTCAACGCTAGGGCACCCATCTTTAtagccattttgaaatcagttTTAAGCAGTGCAAAGCCGGATTTCCAGATATTCATGAATAGAAGTATGTAACATATTGCAATCATCAAACATAACAGAAAATTCAGCCCAAGAAAAAGACCAATTGAGAAGTAGTTTCCTCTTCGTGAGCCAATTTGTGTAAATGTTTGTAACTGAACAATATCGTCTCGTCTATCAAAGTTGTAAGATATCGTAATGCTTTCAGTTTCtcctttatatattttatttcttactaATGGTAACCCAATGCATACATCAGAAAATTGATATAATTTATCATCATTAAGGATAGCGGGCACAATGCTTGATGCAAGAGCAATAACCCAAGCAAATATTGCCAGCAATACTTGTGTCCTTTTACCGAAAAGCTTATGAGTTATAACAATTTTTCTAAATGCCCATAGTCTATCAACAGATATAATGGTTAAAAAAAGAAGGGATGCTTCACTTGATAAGACTGATAGAAATCCAGCTACTTTGCAAAGCACACTCTTTCTCCACAGTTTAGCATGCAGAGGAAAGTACTCATTATAGTATTGATCAACCGATGCAATTACTAACAAATAAATACCCATAAGCAAGTCTGCTAGAGCCAAATTTGTGATAAAAACAATTTGCTTCACTTCTTTTTCATCTGCTGATTTAGACTTTATTATCTTTTGACAACCCCAAATTAAAACtaatgtgtttgcaaacaaagcagaAAAGCCAAAAATCCATGTACAGCACTTAACCTCAGTAGAGGGAAGAAGCTGCTTACATGTCAAGTAAGGAGACTTTTGATttcttggaacacattgggaCCGGTTTGATGGTTCAAGAAAGCAACATATGGCAGGGTTGTCAACAATAAGGTAGCTGTTCTCTTGCAGAGTCATTCCTGTGAAAGAGGTTTTGGTAACCTTTGTTAAATCATTGTAGTCAAGGTCAAGGTATTTTAATTTGGTTAGACCATACAGGGATCTACTGTGGATTTGATTTAATGTGTTATAACCAAGATCCAGAACCTTCAAATTTGTTAAATTTGCAAACTGATATGAATAAATGTTGTTAATTTTGTTTGCACTAAGTGTTAATAGCTGTAATGACATTCCAGATTGGTGAAAAAGGTCTTCTGGAATTTCAGTCAACCTGTTTCCGTGAAGAAAGAGTGATTTTAAGTTTGTGAGGTCTTTAAATAAAGTAGGAGGAGATGTATTAAGCACATCATTATTCAAGAATAGATTGCCTGAAGTAtgacctgatggtaatgattcaatgctattaaTGGCCAGATCTAATACCTGTAACTTAGTCAAGccatagaaaaggtcagtttgaatcattttcattttgttgttTCCCAGACTAAGATCTTGCAATAATTGCAggtctctgaatacacctgatggtaatgattcaatgctattgttgCTCAGACCTAATGTCTGTAACTTTGTTAACCCATTGAAAAGGTCAGTTTGAATCATTTTCAGTTTGTTGTTTTCTAGACCAAGCATTTGCAATGATtgcagatctctgaatacacctgatggtaatgattcaatgctattggTGTTAAGAGTTAATATTTGCAACTTTGTCAACCCATTGAAAAGATTAGTTTGAATCATCTTCAGTTTGTTGTTATTCAGCCAAAGCTTTTGCAATAACTTCAGAgatctgaatacacctgatggtaacgATTCTGTGCTATTGTTGCTCGGATCTAACTTTGTCAACCCATAGAAATGGTCAAGTGTAATTGTCTTCAGTTTATTGTTATTTAGAGCAAGCTCTTGCAATAATTGCAGAgatctgaatacacctgatggtaatgattcaatactATTGTTGCTCAGATCTAATGTTTGTAACTTTGTCAACTCATAGAAAAGATTAGTTTGAATCATCTTCAGTTTGTTGCTATTTAAAAAAAGCTCTTGCAATAACtgcagatctctgaatacacctgatggtaatgattcaatactATTGTTATCCAGATATAATATCTGTAACTTTGTCAACCCACAGAATAGGTCAGTTTGAATCATTTTCAGTTTGTTGTTATTTAGATGAAGCTCTTGCAATAACtgcagatctctgaatacacctgatggtaatgattcaatgctattgtgATGCATATATAATAGCTGTAACTTTGTCAAGCCATAGAAAAGGTTAGTTTGAATCATCTTCAGTTTGTTGTTATACAGATAAAGCTCTTGCAATAATTGCAGGTCTCTGAATACACCCACTGttaatgattcaatgttattgttGCCCAGATCTAATGTTTGTAACTTTGTCAACccatagaaaaggtcagtttgaaTCATCTTCAGTTTGTTGTTGTTCAGCCAAAGTTCTTGCAATAAATGGAGATCCTGGAAAAGGTCAGTGTGAATCATCTTCAGTTTGTTGTTGTTTAGCCAAAGTTCTTGCAATAAATGGAGATCCTGGAATACCCCCAATGGTAATGATTCAATTCTGTTGTAACTCATACCTAATACCTCTAGCTTTGTCAAATTCTGGAGCAGATCAATATGTATTATctctattatattatgatttaacCTCAGACGTTTTAATTTTTGAAGATGACTGAATGTATCATTTGGAATGGACACTATGTCATTGTTTGAAAGGACTAGTGATATCAGAGTGgatgaaaattttgtttgattgaGGAGAGAAAATTGATTATTATCAAATGATATATGAGTCAAATTCTTTGGAAGATCAATTGGAAAACTTGAGAAATTATTTGAGGAAAGGTCTAACAAAAGCAATTCACTGGGAAGGTTTTCAATTTGGGATAATTGGGAATCAGTTATTGACAAGACTTGTGAACTTTCCATGTCAGAATATATGTCTGATTCTACATCATTGATAGTATTACCACCTAAATACAGTACTTGTACACTTACTAAACCATCTAACCAACTATGTGAGATATACAATAACTTATTCACATTTAAGAGTAATCGTTTTAATGTATACAAATGTAAGAATGAGCCTGCTTCTATACTTGAGATTTGGTTAAAAGACAAATCCAGTGTATGAATGTTTTGTAAACCTTTAAAAATATCTGGTTCAATTGTGCTAATGTTATTACGACTCAGTAACAAAATGATCACATCCGTTAGATTGGAGAAGGTGTTGGGTTCTACTTGAGTAACTCGTCTGTTGGAGAGGTCTAGTGTGGTTGAGTTCGCGAGAATTATATCAGGAGGTTGATATAGTAGCATTGTGTTTTTGTTAACAGGTATATCAGGGCAATCGGTGAGAAACAATTGGAAGTTTAGGGAACAAAAACAACCAATTGGACATGGTGGGAATTCAGCCAAAAGTGTGTAATCTGGAAGGCCAAGGTCAAATCCAGGTAATTCTTCTGGTCTGAAGTATGGATCACCTGTTAAAGTTATCTTGAGAGATGGATTGAACTCTTCTAGTTGAAAATATGGAAATGGAtaatattgaatttgaaaaatatcatcaaaGATCTGGATATTTTCACACAGATGGAAAAGAGTATTATGGGATTCTTGGAGATTAGTTGGATCACGCAAAACATTTCTATTTGATGGTGGTATCCAAATACTCTGTATTTCAACTATAGAAGAAGCTCTCATGTTGATATACATAGTGCTACAATTCAGTACTATCGCGCATGGTTCTTGAGAGGATCCAATCCAGCCATAAGATTGATTGAAGCAATCTTCTCCAGCTTCCTGCAGAGTGAAGTAGTCATAAATAGACCATGAGGACGAATGAAGAACATTCACTGTTATTCCTTGGTAATTGGATGAGGATACAGTGAAGTTACAAGTTTCATTCTTATACGTGTGAATTGTAATTGTTTCATTCTGCCAGAGAATGAAGTCCTGCTGCGGACATCTGATAGTATCGTGGGTTGCTTCAGATGCTGCGATTTCTATGCATATCATCCAGAGTGTAAACAATACAAGGCACTGATATGACCAGATTACCTTCATCATGAGACGTGTATGTCCTAAACACAAAACAGGAAATacaattattatgcaaatatgaATCAGGAGATCAATCTACTCCTGCTTCCAGAAAAAAACAGAACCAATTTCCTTGAATTAAAACAATATTAGGCCACTATGATTAAAGTCTTAAAGCTCCTacatgcatttgtaaaattgccagCTTTATTCTAGCTGGAtgtataaaattttaatttttttcatttttttttcatttattaggCCTAAACCCACCAAAACAATCCCACATCAGACATCGTCAGCTAAAAAGGCTGGTATTCAAAACAGTAAAACCGGTGAGTAAAACCATGCGTGTGTATTCTTTTATACACACTGTACTATCAACATTGCCCCTGTCAATTTCATTGAGATATTTTTCAAGAAGGAGACATGCAtggacaataaaaaaaaaaaaataaaatgaagaaaaaaagtgcattccgcattaggttttcaaaatTTGAGGAGCTTTAAGACTAACTATTTAATCACGGTGGCCTCATTCAGTTTTGCCAGATGAAACCTATTTTAGTTTGACTTAAGGTAGCGCTAtcggatatagatttttttctaatttaaatatgTGAAAGTCCGTGCTCTCTTGATTACAAaactaaaatatttattttaatcggacattcggttctcgagatatggcctgtcaaaatggcgcgaaaccaacaaattggcaacaactttattttcattttctttattttaggcatgcagtgttgccagataattttctaattatatatgcatgaattatgcaaagtaaagttttcagatacaattagaaCAGGTATGGCACTGAAACTTGGTATATGGGTAGTAAACATGAAATGCAACAAACCTACAGTcgcgtttggcaaatttccatttgcataattaattagggccctaatcaacttttctaattagtggccctaattaattaagtaggggtgtatgtgtgttTGGAAAAAGTTGTGAACatgttatcttgagaaccgtatgAGCTATGATGACGAAACTTcttgggggtagcatgaccagagggtttCGACCTGATTAGAATttagtacctaatttgcataatttatgcatataaatcaaaatactttgtgaacagattatctggagatccgtatggggtacagtaatgtaacttggtgaggagtagcacgaccagaggttctcaacctgattaattaaattttcagcacaaaatatgctTAATCGCAAGGTCATTATCTGCGGTCAAATCGCCAttgattgttgcaggttcatgaaaatTAGTTGGAATGACCACCATAGTGAGACAAAAATATGTAAAGATCATTCTGGGGTCAAtcagggtcatccagggtcaaatcgccatagattgctGCAGGTTCataaaatttggtgggaacggccCGCCATGGTGAGACTAAAAATGTCAAGGTCGCTTTGGGgacatttggggtcatccaaggtcaaattgccatagagtGCTGCAGgtacatgaaatttggtgggaatgaccaCCCTgggaaaaaaataatatcaaggtCACTTTGGATTCATTCAGgttcatccggggtcaaatcaccATCGATTGTTgctggttcatgaaatttggtgggaacaacttgcaggttcatgaaatttgtggGAACGTCCACTGTAGTgagacaaaaatgtcaagatCATTATTGGGTCATCCGaagtcaaatcgccatagattgttgccaggcccataaccaggatttatttttttggggctgattttgaaaaagatttggacattttgtctcgcctgaactatgTTCAGGATTGGActttagtaatcactatttctgtctgtccgggtGTGTGGATGGAGGGGTGTgagtgtgtccgtccggagctgtatctggggaattGTAAGACCTAtggggacgctacttggtgggggGAAGGATATCCAAGTTTGCTGcataaccgtatgttttcggtgaaaaatatacaaattaacatagctattttgtataatttatgcgaaaatcagtgcaaattgatagcggagtttgtggagaACAGACTATCTCAAGGTTTGTctggcgcatggtaacgaaacctagTGGCAGGAACGATACACACCTGCaaatcacctgattagtttttcagcgaaaagtatgcgcatttagttgttaatttgcataatttatgcggaacgcttcTACAAATATTGTTGGTAATCTGAAGAAATCctccttgtggagctgtatctgggtaTTTGTAAGAACCTTAagcgctatgatgatgaaacttagTAGGGGGTAGCCTGACCAAAGGGTCttgacctgattcgatttttagtgcaaaatatggtaatgaagtacctaatttgcataatttatgcataacagctaaaaacctattttctcggcgactaggggtcgcacgttcttcaaacttggtgggtgggtgcatcttgaccccagacagaacaagtttgtattggttagtgggtcaaggtcacctgacatcatttcagggtcatccgaggtcaccaaggggtcatctgggtcaaattactgaaaatgtcgtatgggcatgaaacttagtgaatacagtcaacatttagagccaaatttttggaaggtcattttggggtcatccaaggtcacccaggggtcatcggaggtcaagttactaaaaactgttgtatgggcatgaaacttggtgggtacagtctacatttagagtcaaattttcagaaggtcattttgtggtcacccaaggtcacccaggggtcatctgaggtcaaattactaacatcttttgtatgggcatgaaacttggtgggtacagtcaacatttagagtcaaatttttcgAAGGTAATTTCGGGATCATCCGAGaccacccaggggtcatctgaggtcaaattactaaaaagctattgtatgggcatgaaacttggtgggccaagtcaatatttagagtcaaatttttggaaggtcattttggggtcatccgaggtcacccaggagtcatatgaggtcaaattactagaaACTGtcgaatgggcatgaaacttagtgggtacagtcaacatttggagccaaatttttgaaaggtcatttcagggtcattcaaggtcatccaggggtcatctgaggtaaaatgactaaaaactgttgtatgggcatgaatcttggtgagtacagtcaacatttagattcaaatttttggcaggtcattttggggtcacccagggtcatctgaggtcaaattactaaaactgttgtatgggcatatcgcatgaatcttggtgggcacagtcaacatttggagccaaatttttggacggtcattttggggttatctggggtcacccgtggtcatctgaggttaaattactaaaaattgttgtaagggtatgaaacttggtgggtacagtcaacatttaaaggcaGATTTAtggaaggtcatccaaggtcacccaggggtcatctaaggtcaaattactaaaaactgtcgcatgggcatgaaacttgttgggtacagtcatcatttagaggCAAATTTTTAGACGGTCCAtttaaggtcatccgaggtcactcgggtcatctgaggtcaatttactAAAAACcaccgtatgggcatgaaacttgatgggtacagtcaacattttagagccaaatgtttggaagctcattttggggtcaccaggagtCATCtcaagtcaaattagtaaaaactgtcagactTTTATGACCAAAAAGGCTTAAAAACCcccatttttttgcttgctacgctcgcaaatgggactttttgggtaaaaaattggACTTTTGGCGCATTTTGGCCGCCCCTCAGCCCCTTGGTTACGGGCCTGATTGTGGCAGGTTTataaaatttggtgggaacgaccaccATTACAGGACAAAAATGTCACGGTCATTCAGGGTAATCTGTGGTCAAATCCCCATAGATTGttgcaagttcatgaaatttggtgggaacgatcACTGTAGCAAGCCAAAAATgtcagtcattttggggtcattcaaggTCATCCTGGGTCAGATCTctatagattgttgcaggttcatgaaagttggtcacagttgtttgatggcatgtagaactgtatttttaagcaaagttgaacactaatggtgctttttatctttcttctttgcatctttacaaggggtagacactagtataatgacatttaaacatcAGAAAtatgagtaacaaatagcaaagaAATTTTCTAAAAACTTTTTggcatgaaataaaagaaatcactcatattattgggctaaattaaactcaaaatatatgtaaatagcgccctcaatttgcacacaaaaataaaattgagacccatcacatcaaaaccagcCACTTTGCAACTGGCTTCAATGAcagataacataattattacacttcccTATTGGaatgccaaaatcaccttttacccaaactcACACGGATGCACaatacaaatacactgtttgattaagctaacaaaatctaagtcttaaattgaaagttaaatatgattggtacatataacaacaatt is a window of Amphiura filiformis chromosome 2, Afil_fr2py, whole genome shotgun sequence DNA encoding:
- the LOC140146566 gene encoding uncharacterized protein, which gives rise to MMKVIWSYQCLVLFTLWMICIEIAASEATHDTIRCPQQDFILWQNETITIHTYKNETCNFTVSSSNYQGITVNVLHSSSWSIYDYFTLQEAGEDCFNQSYGWIGSSQEPCAIVLNCSTMYINMRASSIVEIQSIWIPPSNRNVLRDPTNLQESHNTLFHLCENIQIFDDIFQIQYYPFPYFQLEEFNPSLKITLTGDPYFRPEELPGFDLGLPDYTLLAEFPPCPIGCFCSLNFQLFLTDCPDIPVNKNTMLLYQPPDIILANSTTLDLSNRRVTQVEPNTFSNLTDVIILLLSRNNISTIEPDIFKGLQNIHTLDLSFNQISSIEAGSFLHLYTLKRLLLNVNKLLYISHSWLDGLVSVQVLYLGGNTINDVESDIYSDMESSQVLSITDSQLSQIENLPSELLLLDLSSNNFSSFPIDLPKNLTHISFDNNQFSLLNQTKFSSTLISLVLSNNDIVSIPNDTFSHLQKLKRLRLNHNIIEIIHIDLLQNLTKLEVLGMSYNRIESLPLGVFQDLHLLQELWLNNNKLKMIHTDLFQDLHLLQELWLNNNKLKMIQTDLFYGLTKLQTLDLGNNNIESLTVGVFRDLQLLQELYLYNNKLKMIQTNLFYGLTKLQLLYMHHNSIESLPSGVFRDLQLLQELHLNNNKLKMIQTDLFCGLTKLQILYLDNNSIESLPSGVFRDLQLLQELFLNSNKLKMIQTNLFYELTKLQTLDLSNNSIESLPSGVFRSLQLLQELALNNNKLKTITLDHFYGLTKLDPSNNSTESLPSGVFRSLKLLQKLWLNNNKLKMIQTNLFNGLTKLQILTLNTNSIESLPSGVFRDLQSLQMLGLENNKLKMIQTDLFNGLTKLQTLGLSNNSIESLPSGVFRDLQLLQDLSLGNNKMKMIQTDLFYGLTKLQVLDLAINSIESLPSGHTSGNLFLNNDVLNTSPPTLFKDLTNLKSLFLHGNRLTEIPEDLFHQSGMSLQLLTLSANKINNIYSYQFANLTNLKVLDLGYNTLNQIHSRSLYGLTKLKYLDLDYNDLTKVTKTSFTGMTLQENSYLIVDNPAICCFLEPSNRSQCVPRNQKSPYLTCKQLLPSTEVKCCTWIFGFSALFANTLVLIWGCQKIIKSKSADEKEVKQIVFITNLALADLLMGIYLLVIASVDQYYNEYFPLHAKLWRKSVLCKVAGFLSVLSSEASLLFLTIISVDRLWAFRKIVITHKLFGKRTQVLLAIFAWVIALASSIVPAILNDDKLYQFSDVCIGLPLVRNKIYKGETESITISYNFDRRDDIVQLQTFTQIGSRRGNYFSIGLFLGLNFLLCLMIAICYILLFMNIWKSGFALLKTDFKMAIKMGALALTDLMCWFPIIILGILAQTGVKELPPEWIPWITAFALPINSVLNPFLYATIDRVSKHYVEPTHPHGYIDMETML